A region from the Neurospora crassa OR74A linkage group V, whole genome shotgun sequence genome encodes:
- a CDS encoding saccharopine dehydrogenase, with protein sequence MASQHKVLMLGAGFVTRPTLDVLSEAGIPVTVACRTLASAQKLSEGVKNATPISLDVTNDEALDAEVAKHDLVISLIPYTFHATVIKSAIRQKKHVVTTSYVSPAMMELDAEAKAAGITVMNEIGLDPGIDHLYAIKTIDEVHQAGGKILSFLSYCGGLPAPEDSDNPLGYKFSWSSRGVLLALRNAGKWWQDGKIVEVEGKDLMKMAKPYFIYPGYAFVAYPNRDSTIYKERYNIPEAQTVIRGTLRYQGFPQFIKTLVDIGFLDDTARESLSKQTPWKEATKEIVGAASSSQADLEAAILSKATFESAEDQKRILSGLRWIGLFSDETITPRGNPLDTLCATLEQKMQFEEGERDLVMLQHKFEIEHADGSRETRTSTLVEYGDPKGYSAMAKTVGVPCAVAVKQVLSGQISGKGVLAPMSTDITEPLMKELHEKYGITMIEKTIS encoded by the exons ATGGCTTCCCAACA CAAGGTTCTCATGCTTGGCGCTGGCTTCGTCACCCGCCCTACTCTCGATGTCCTCAGCGAAGCTGGCATTCCCGTCACCGTCG CCTGCCGTACTCTTGCCTCTGCTCAGAAGCTCTCTGAGGGTGTTAAGAACGCCACCCCCATCTCCCTCGATGTCACCAACGATGAGGCTCTCGACGCTGAGGTCGCCAAGCATGACCTTGTCATCAGCTTGATCCCTTATACCTTCCATGCCACCGTCATCAAGTCGGCTATTCGCCAGAAGAAGCACGTCGTTACCACTAGCTACGTCTCTCCCGCTATGATGGAGCTCGATgccgaggccaaggccgccggCATTACCGTCATGAACGAGATTGGT CTCGATCCCGGTATCGACCACTTGTACGCCATCAAGACCATCGATGAGGTCCACCAGGCCGGCGGCAAGATTCTCTCCTTCCTGTCCTACTGCGGTGGTCTCCCCGCCCCCGAGGACTCCGACAACCCGCTCGGTTACAAGTTCTCCTGGTCCTCTCGCGGTGTCTTGCTCGCTCTCCGCAACGCCGGCAAGTGGTGGCAGGATGGCAAGATCGTCGAGGTTGAGGGCAAGGACCTCATGAAGATGGCCAAGCCCTACTTCATCTACCCCGGCTACGCTTTCGTCGCCTACCCTAACCGCGACTCTACCATTTACAAGGAGCGCTACAACATTCCCGAGGCTCAGACCGTCATCCGTGGCACTCTCCGTTACCAGGGCTTCCCTCAGTTCATCAAGACTCTTGTCGACATCGGTTTCCTTGACGACACTGCGCGCGAGAGCCTGAGCAAGCAGACTCCCTGGAAGGAGGCCACCAAGGAGATCGTCGGTGCTGCTTCTTCCAGCCAGGCCGACCTCGAGGCCGCCATCCTCTCCAAGGCCACCTTCGAGTCCGCCGAGGACCAGAAGCGTATCCTCAGCGGGCTCCGCTGGATCGGTCTCTTCTCTGATGAGACCATCACCCCCCGCGGCAACCCTCTCGACACCCTCTGCGCCACTCTTGAGCAGAAGATGCAGTTCGAGGAGGGCGAGCGCGACTTGGTCATGCTCCAGCACAAGTTCGAGATTGAGCACGCCGATGGCTCCCGCGAGACCCGCACCTCGACCCTCGTCGAGTACGGTGACCCCAAGGGCTACTCTGCCATGGCTAAGACCGTCGGTGTTCCTTGCGCCGTCGCTGTTAAGCAGGTCCTGAGCGGCCAGATCTCTGGCAAGGGCGTTCTGGCTCCTATGAGCACCGACATCACCGAGCCCTTGATGAAGGAGCTCCACGAGAAGTACGGTATTACCATGATCGAGAAGACCATCTCCTAA
- a CDS encoding hydroxyacylglutathione hydrolase, variant 4, giving the protein MNAFIARTSLAPRHVYRQFAATHRKMHIKSIPMWTGSSDNYAYLVVDDKSKDAVIIDPAHPEEVAPVLKKAIDDGSIKLTAIVNTHHHWDHAGGNTKLRTALGLPNLEIIGGKDCEKVNKVPAHGQGFNIGNIAVKALHTPCHTQDSICWFMQDGDDKVVFTGDTLFHGGCGRFFEGNGAEMHKALNETLASLPDETRVFPGHEYTKSNAKFCMSVLQSEAVKALQAFAEKHRETQGKFTIGDEKKHNVFMRPHDPEIQKATGETDPVAIMTKLREMKNNFK; this is encoded by the exons ATGAACGCCTTCATCGCCAGAACATCTCTAGCTCCACGACACGTCTATAGACAG TTCGCTGCCACACATCGCAAAATGCATATCAAGTCGATTCCTATGT GGACGGGTAGTAGTGACAACTATGCCTACCTCGTTGTCGACGACAAGTCCAAGGACGCCGTCATCATCGATCCCGCGCATCCTGAGGA GGTCGCTCCCGTCTTGAAGAAGGCCATCGATGATGGATCCATCAAGCTCACAGCCATTGTGAACACCCACCA CCATTGGGACCACGCCGGCGGAAACACCAAGCTT CGCACTGCTCTCGGCCTCCCCAACCTCGAAATCATCGGCGGTAAGGACTGCGAGAAGGTGAACAAGGTTCCGGCCCACGGCCAAGGTTTCAACATCGGCAATATCGCCGTCAAGGCTCTGCATACGCCTTGCCACACACAGGATAGCATTTGCTGGTTCATGCAGGATGGGGACGACAAGGTCGTCTTTACTGGTGATACGCTTTTCCACGgag GCTGCGGTCGCTTCTTCGAAGGAAATGGAGCGGAGATGCACAAGGCTTTGAATGAGACGCTTGCTTCTTTGCCGGATGAGACTCGTGTTTTC CCCGGTCACGAATACACCAAGTCCAACGCCAAGTTCTGCATGTCGGTATTGCAAAGcgaggccgtcaaggctCTCCAAGCTTTTGCGGAGAAGCATCGGGAGACGCAGGGCAAGTTCACCATTGgtgacgagaagaagcacaATGTATTCATGAGGCCTCAT GACCCTGAGATCCAGAAGGCAACGGGCGAGACCGATCCGGTGGCTATTATGACGAAGTTGAGGGAGATGAAGAACAACTTCAAGTGA
- a CDS encoding calmodulin — MPPSKRKTATESSSKVGGPRQSKLAKENNITAQEEAEIKEAFSLFAEPMDGEKEGVIPIRDVRRAMIALGIPPKSNSELREFTSILDPEDEGFATYPSFLAICAIKLSSRDRTSEAHMREVDEAFALFVGRSAQEIARLHNDRNNDDDDDDYGQYEEEEEVDGKEKEEPVITLAHLKRVAAVLKENVSEELLRDMILEANGGAGVGKGVRREEFDRVMRRAGVWR; from the exons ATG CCTCCTTCAAAGCGCAAAACTGCGACAGAATCTTCATCCAAAGTCGGCGGGCCGCGCCAATCGAAATTAGCCAAAGAGAACAACATCaccgcccaagaagaagccgagaTCAAAGAGGCATTCAGTCTCTTCGCCGAGCCAATGGATggcgagaaggaaggagtgaTTCCAATACGAGATGTCAGACGGGCAATGAT CGCCCTAGGCATCCCCCCCAAATCTAATTCCGAACTTCGCGAGTTCACTTCCATCCTCGACCCAGAAGACGAAGGGTTTGCCACgtatccttccttcctcgccATCTGCGCCATCAAGCTTTCGTCACGGGACCGCACAAGCGAAGCGCATATGCGCGAGGTGGACGAAGCTTTTGCTTTGTTTGTCGGTCGCTCGGCACAAGAGATTGCACGGCTACATAACGATcgcaacaacgacgacgatgatgatgattacgGACAatatgaggaggaggaagaggtagacggaaaagaaaaagaagagccgGTGATAACCCTAGCCCACCTTAAAAGGGTCGCGGCCGTGTTGAAGGAGAATGTCAGTGAGGAGTTGTTGAGGGATATGATACTGGAAGCGAACGGTGGCGCGGGAGTGGGGAAGggggtgaggagggaggagtttGATAGGGTCATGAGGAGGGCGGGGGTGTGGAGGTGA
- a CDS encoding EBP domain-containing protein, which yields MASTTAPLSLESFLSTLPPDLFDQTTLISLASTVAILLAAYSLSRVALDPKTTTSRYRLLFIWHAFDALIHFCLEGSFLYHCFFSSAPLGHLDPKEVFVDPYNYLGRIDKVHGAQAVAGRFVDGVVGGPAKAGDVGGGLLEKVVRGTAELWMVYAKADKRWAGVDLSVVSLELLTVLVVGPLACWVCYDIAKKNSRVNIVMIMIATAEIYGGWMTFCPEWLVGSVNLDTSNWMYLWLYLAFFNGLWVVIPAYVIYVASGEIMGAFKVRDAAAKAKKSL from the exons ATGGCGTCCACCACCGCACCATTGTCATTGGAATCCTTCCTGAGCACACTTCCCCCGGATCTTTTTGACCAAACCACGCTCATCTCTCTCGCTTCCACCGTCGCCATCCTCCTGGCAGCCTATTCTCTCTCCCGCGTGGCCCTCGACCCCAAGACTACCACCTCCCGCTACCGGTTACTCTTCATATGGCATGCCTTCGATGCACTGATTCACTTTTGCCTCGAGGGTAGCTTCCTCTACcactgcttcttctcgtcggCACCTCTCGGGCATCTGGACCCCAAGGAGGTGTTTGTTGATCCCTACAACTATCTCGGAAGAATTGACAAGGTACATGGTGCGCAGGCTGTTGCTGGGAGGTTTGTTGACGGGGTTGTGGGTGGTCCGGCGAAAGCTGGGGATGTGGGCGGCGGATTGCTGGAAAAGGTGGTGAGGGGCACGGCAGAGTTGTGGATGGTTTATGCCAAGGCTGATAAAAGATGGGCTGGGGTTGATTTG AGCGTCGTCAGTCTCGAGCTCCTCACCGTCCTTGTCGTCGGGCCCTTGGCTTGCTGGGTCTGCTACGACATCGCCAAGAAGAACTCGAGGGTAAACATCGTTATGATCATGATTGCTACTGCTGAAATTTATGGGG GCTGGATGACCTTCTGCCCCGAGTGGCTCGTGGGCAGCGTCAACCTCGACACCAGCAACTGGATGTACCTGTGGCTTTacttggccttcttcaaTGGCTTATGGGTTGTCATCCCTGCGTATGTCATTTATGTGGCGTCTGGGGAGATTATGGGTGCCTTCAAAGTCCGGGATGCTGCGGCGAAGGCTAAGAAGTCTTTGTGA
- the ccg-1 gene encoding clock controlled protein CCG-1: protein MDTLKNAANYVGDKVQGATATASKEANKDVAKDSNQGVGTRLNAAGDAISDKVSENKHDAKAEAHKQGATH, encoded by the exons ATGGATACCCTCAAGAACGCTGCCAACTACGTCGGTGACAAGGTCCAGG GCGCTACCGCCACTGCTTCCAAGGAGGCCAACAAGGACGTTGCCAAGGACTCCAACCAGGGCGTCGGCACTCG TCTCAACGCTGCCGGTGATGCCATCTCCGACAAGGTCTCCGAGAACAAGCACGACGCTAAGGCCGAGGCCCACAAGCAGGGTGCTACCCACTAA